In Balneolaceae bacterium, the genomic stretch GCCGTCCTGATTTTGAAGGGCGATCCCATGTCGCAGTATTGGGCGCCGCTGGGATGGCCCAAGGCCTTCTTCAGCTGGGTCTCCTCCTTTTTCGTGATCGTGCTTGACTTCACCACCGAAGGGGCGGAGTTTATCTTCGGCGACCTCGCCAAAAGTCCGGGCACCGAAAACAGCATGGGGAGCTTTTTTGCCTTCCAGGTGCTGCCCACCATTATCTTTTTCGCCTCCCTCACCGCCATACTCTACCACTACGGCATCATGCAGCGGGTGGTCAGGTACATGGCCCGGGGCATGCAGAAGTTGATGGGCACCTCCGGTGCCGAATCGCTCTCGGTCATTTCCAACATCTTCGTGGGTCAGACCGAGGCGCCCCTGGTCATCAAGCCCTACATCAGCCGGATGACACCCTCGGAGCTTCTGGCCGTGATGACCGGCGGCATGGCCACCATTGCGGGCGGGGTGATGGCAGCCTACGTGCAGATGCTGGGCAATTCCTATGCCCAGGCACAGGGCGTCGGTCTCGATGCGGGGCGACTGCTTTTTGCCGAGCAGCTGCTGGGGGCCAGCCTGATGGCCGCCCCCGCAGCCCTGGTCATCGCCAAAATCCTCTACCCGGAAACCGGCGAACCGGAGACCTCCGGGGAGGTGCAAATGACCATCGAGAAGACCGACGCCAACGGCATTGACGCTGCCGCCAGCGGGGCCGGAACGGGACTCAAGCTGGCCGCCAACGTGGGCGCCATGCTGCTGGCCTTCATCGCCCTGCTGGCCATGGGCAACTACTTCCTGGAACAGCTCGGGGGACTCACCGGCCTCAACGGGCTTATCAGCGGCGGTCCTCTGCGCATCGAGACCATCCTGGGCTGGATCCTGGCGCCCGTCGCCTTCATGGTGGGCGTACCCTGGGCCGACGCCGTGCAGATGGGCTCCCTGCTGGGCACCAAAATTGTACTCAACGAATTTGTAGCCTACATGCAGATGTCCGAACTTGTGAGCGGCGGCGCCCTCAGTCCCAAGACCACCCTGATGGCCACCTTTGCCCTCTGCGGTTTCGCCAATTTTTCCTCCATCGCCATACAGATCGGCGGAATCGGAGGACTCGCCCCTGATCGCAAGTCCGACCTGGCCCGCTTCGGCATCACCGCCGTCTTTGCAGGCACCCTGGCCAACCTGATGACGGCCACCATCGCAGGCATGCTCTATTGAACCCAGCTGTCCGACCCGTGTACAACATTTCAAACCAGATACTGCGCCCTCTTTGCCTCCTGCTTGCAGGTGCGCTCGGCCTGGCCGCCTGTACCGTACCCGGCGGACAGGGCAACGACAGGGCGCTGGCCCGTGTGGGCGGCGAGACCCTTACCCTGCAGCAGGCGCGCGAGGCCCTGCCGGAACACCTGCTGGCCTCCGACAGCCTTCGGGCGCTGACCAGCTACCGCGACGAATGGGTGCGCAGCCGCCTGATGAGCCGCGAAGCAGAGCGGCTGGGACTCATCCGTTCCGAAGAAGTGCAGCGGCGTCTCGAGCGCGCACGCCGCGAGGTGCTCTCCGAGGCCCTGCGCAGCCAGATCATGCGTCAGTTTGCGGAGGGCGACAGCGTCAGCAATGAGGAGGCGCGCAATTACTTCCAGACCCACCGCGAACAGTTCGTCCTGCAGGAGCGTTACGTGCGCTTCCGCCACCTGGAGAC encodes the following:
- a CDS encoding nucleoside transporter C-terminal domain-containing protein gives rise to the protein MIDIFRGLLGMGAIVLLTWLFSNNRKAVNWRLVGVGLGIQFVLAVLILKGDPMSQYWAPLGWPKAFFSWVSSFFVIVLDFTTEGAEFIFGDLAKSPGTENSMGSFFAFQVLPTIIFFASLTAILYHYGIMQRVVRYMARGMQKLMGTSGAESLSVISNIFVGQTEAPLVIKPYISRMTPSELLAVMTGGMATIAGGVMAAYVQMLGNSYAQAQGVGLDAGRLLFAEQLLGASLMAAPAALVIAKILYPETGEPETSGEVQMTIEKTDANGIDAAASGAGTGLKLAANVGAMLLAFIALLAMGNYFLEQLGGLTGLNGLISGGPLRIETILGWILAPVAFMVGVPWADAVQMGSLLGTKIVLNEFVAYMQMSELVSGGALSPKTTLMATFALCGFANFSSIAIQIGGIGGLAPDRKSDLARFGITAVFAGTLANLMTATIAGMLY